From one Spiroplasma endosymbiont of Panorpa germanica genomic stretch:
- a CDS encoding ABC transporter permease subunit — protein sequence MDFKLDRWLTREKLRISLKSDKTKSKLKYVKASILALLFGITLGIIIIFANGYNGLGYFFELFKVSFSTWKVGNGQSDLDRMMNHFSSYIILALGLAMAFKLGLFNIGGSGQAVLGAGLSIILVAQMEKATGISFETVGASYIFAIFLIFVLSAATTSALAGLLKVFFNIHEVVTTVMMNWTIWYFLRWIILKNPVDYINANQETKPFNHNWISIGGNQWILGIILAIVCLGIVFFALTFLTFGYKYNVVGKQPTAAKYAGINNKSFVIIATAISGALIGIAAFIYYISIEKKLGYGQNDLPTFGFDGISIALVAFNNIFGIIPISFLWAVIKSSATAATGNPAYNGLSNEAASLMFGAVIYGAAIYSVFYRWEPWKKLQFRLYKKIDFKTKIEIDKNIEIIKDYKKQIASIKMERKLAIKNYKAQPDETIQNLAKENELLGWSDIVKRPYNDQISVLKSKINSMEVLNKIIWEEGLKKYQENGLNGVYGWRSKNNNLILGTTLDELTEYVISRDHKIAESKKEFKNFLKVSEKMNDSKIDDVILKQNAKQKFGIEDAEKDLVDKTRSINTDYKELILSAKEKRDLEIKEARKQAALAGEKSVSDYNKVIKVNNENFKKILEVVKQQYVQIEQWEKQELDSLKSQFEPKLIAAKDNLEEYKLIKKQYQEAMVQIKASSFDKKMEVKY from the coding sequence ATGGATTTTAAACTTGATAGATGGCTGACAAGGGAAAAACTAAGAATTTCTTTAAAGTCAGATAAAACAAAATCTAAATTAAAATATGTGAAGGCCTCAATTTTGGCTTTGCTTTTCGGAATAACATTGGGAATAATAATTATTTTTGCCAATGGTTATAACGGACTTGGATACTTTTTTGAATTATTTAAAGTATCATTTAGTACTTGAAAAGTTGGAAATGGACAATCAGACTTAGATCGTATGATGAATCACTTTTCATCTTATATTATCCTAGCATTGGGTCTAGCAATGGCATTCAAACTAGGTTTATTCAATATTGGGGGATCTGGTCAAGCCGTATTGGGAGCGGGGCTATCAATTATCCTTGTAGCTCAAATGGAAAAAGCAACAGGAATTTCATTTGAAACTGTTGGGGCTAGTTATATCTTTGCAATATTCTTAATCTTCGTACTTTCAGCCGCAACGACCTCAGCATTAGCTGGACTTTTAAAAGTATTTTTTAATATTCATGAAGTTGTGACAACAGTTATGATGAACTGAACAATTTGATACTTTTTACGCTGAATTATATTAAAAAACCCAGTTGACTATATAAATGCAAACCAAGAGACAAAACCGTTTAATCATAATTGAATTTCAATTGGTGGAAATCAATGAATTCTTGGAATAATTTTAGCAATCGTTTGTTTGGGAATAGTATTCTTTGCCCTTACTTTCTTGACATTTGGCTATAAATATAATGTTGTTGGTAAACAACCAACAGCTGCTAAATATGCTGGAATAAACAATAAATCTTTTGTAATTATTGCTACAGCAATTTCGGGGGCCTTAATCGGAATTGCAGCATTCATTTACTATATCTCAATTGAAAAAAAATTAGGCTACGGACAAAACGACCTACCAACATTTGGATTTGATGGTATTTCCATTGCACTAGTGGCCTTTAATAACATTTTCGGAATTATTCCAATATCATTCCTATGAGCGGTTATAAAGAGTTCTGCCACAGCAGCAACAGGTAACCCAGCATACAATGGTCTTTCCAATGAAGCCGCTTCATTAATGTTTGGAGCAGTAATTTATGGAGCAGCAATTTATTCTGTTTTCTATAGATGAGAACCATGGAAAAAACTTCAGTTCCGATTATACAAAAAAATTGATTTCAAAACCAAAATTGAGATTGATAAAAATATAGAAATCATCAAAGATTACAAAAAACAAATTGCCTCTATAAAAATGGAAAGAAAATTGGCAATAAAAAATTACAAAGCTCAACCAGATGAAACAATTCAAAACTTAGCTAAAGAAAATGAATTGCTGGGATGAAGCGATATTGTTAAAAGACCTTACAATGATCAAATTTCTGTTTTGAAATCAAAAATAAACTCGATGGAGGTTTTAAATAAAATCATTTGAGAAGAAGGACTTAAAAAATATCAAGAAAATGGTCTTAATGGAGTTTATGGATGAAGATCTAAAAACAATAACCTAATTTTAGGAACTACCCTAGATGAGCTGACAGAATATGTAATCAGTCGAGATCACAAAATTGCAGAAAGCAAAAAGGAATTTAAAAACTTCTTGAAAGTTTCAGAAAAAATGAACGATTCAAAAATTGATGACGTAATTTTAAAACAAAATGCTAAACAGAAATTTGGAATTGAAGACGCAGAGAAAGATTTAGTTGATAAAACTCGCTCAATCAACACTGATTACAAAGAGCTAATTCTAAGCGCTAAAGAGAAACGTGATTTAGAAATTAAGGAAGCTCGCAAACAAGCAGCTTTAGCTGGGGAAAAATCTGTTTCAGACTACAATAAAGTAATCAAAGTTAATAATGAAAATTTCAAAAAAATTCTAGAAGTAGTAAAACAACAGTATGTTCAAATTGAACAATGAGAAAAACAAGAGTTAGACTCATTGAAATCTCAATTTGAACCTAAGTTAATCGCTGCAAAAGACAATTTGGAAGAATATAAATTGATAAAAAAACAATATCAAGAAGCTATGGTTCAAATCAAAGCCTCAAGCTTCGATAAAAAAATGGAGGTGAAATATTAA
- a CDS encoding ABC transporter ATP-binding protein: MKNDNQYAVEMDSITMIFNKTLIANDKIDFKVKSGEIHALVGENGAGKSTLMSILFGLYEPTQGEIKINGKIEAITNPVKANRLGIGMVHQHFKLVDIYPVWMNIALGDEITKGKLFIDKNKIKAKITEIMQKYSLEVDLDAKVENITVGMQQRTEILKILYRDAEILVFDEPTAVLTPTEIDGLLKVMKKLQKDGKTIIFITHKMAEIQSVANSATVIRRGKKIETFDMSKTTVEKLAEAMVGRKLVEIKNSYTPCQDRVVLSVQDLTMKKISNHKVIGLDNFNLDIRAGEIVAIAGVEGNGQQELVGAISGLEKVNAGKIIINGEDITKASIKKRYRKYKINHIPEDRHKHGLVLENDVIQNMVLQNIDDVEFSRWGLIKRNAIQSYAQKIISKFDVRGSQNGFAISRQLSGGNQQKAIVGRELTRDHDMIIIFQPTRGLDVGSIEFIHNEILKEKESGKAVLLVSYELGEVMALADRIVILNGGKKVGELPGKGAKREEIGLMMTGKGAD, encoded by the coding sequence ATGAAAAATGACAATCAATATGCGGTTGAAATGGATTCTATTACTATGATTTTTAATAAAACCTTAATAGCAAATGATAAAATCGACTTTAAAGTAAAATCGGGTGAAATTCATGCCTTAGTTGGCGAGAACGGAGCGGGTAAATCAACTTTAATGTCGATTTTATTTGGTTTATACGAACCAACTCAGGGTGAAATTAAAATAAATGGTAAAATCGAAGCTATTACAAACCCAGTCAAGGCGAATCGTCTTGGAATTGGAATGGTTCATCAACACTTTAAACTAGTTGACATATATCCGGTTTGAATGAATATTGCGTTAGGTGATGAAATTACCAAAGGTAAATTGTTTATTGACAAAAATAAAATCAAGGCGAAAATTACAGAGATTATGCAAAAATATAGTTTGGAAGTAGACCTTGATGCTAAAGTCGAAAATATCACTGTTGGGATGCAACAACGTACTGAGATTTTAAAAATTTTATACAGAGATGCTGAAATTCTGGTTTTTGATGAACCAACAGCGGTTCTAACACCAACAGAGATTGACGGACTTTTAAAAGTTATGAAGAAACTTCAAAAAGATGGAAAAACAATTATTTTCATTACACATAAAATGGCTGAGATCCAATCGGTTGCAAACTCAGCAACAGTAATTCGTCGCGGTAAAAAAATCGAAACGTTTGATATGAGCAAAACCACAGTTGAAAAATTGGCAGAAGCTATGGTAGGGAGAAAGTTGGTTGAAATCAAAAACAGTTACACTCCTTGTCAAGACAGAGTGGTTTTATCAGTTCAAGATTTAACAATGAAAAAAATATCTAACCATAAGGTTATTGGTTTAGACAATTTCAACTTAGATATTAGAGCTGGGGAAATTGTTGCCATCGCTGGTGTTGAAGGTAATGGACAACAAGAATTAGTTGGGGCCATTTCGGGACTTGAAAAAGTTAATGCTGGTAAAATAATTATAAATGGTGAAGATATCACTAAGGCTTCAATTAAGAAGCGATATCGAAAATATAAAATAAACCATATTCCCGAAGACCGCCATAAGCACGGATTGGTTTTGGAAAATGATGTAATTCAAAATATGGTTTTACAAAATATTGATGATGTTGAATTTAGTAGATGAGGTTTAATCAAACGTAACGCTATTCAAAGTTATGCTCAAAAAATAATTTCAAAATTTGATGTCAGAGGATCACAAAATGGTTTTGCAATCTCTAGACAACTTTCTGGGGGTAACCAACAAAAAGCAATTGTTGGACGTGAACTTACAAGAGATCATGACATGATTATAATTTTCCAACCAACTCGAGGTTTAGATGTTGGTTCAATTGAATTTATCCACAACGAAATCTTAAAAGAGAAGGAAAGTGGTAAAGCCGTCCTTCTAGTTAGTTATGAACTTGGAGAAGTAATGGCTCTGGCTGATAGGATTGTCATTTTAAACGGTGGTAAAAAAGTTGGGGAATTACCCGGTAAGGGAGCCAAGAGAGAAGAAATTGGTTTAATGATGACAGGAAAGGGGGCCGACTAA
- a CDS encoding BMP family ABC transporter substrate-binding protein, with the protein MKKLLSIIGAGSLIATSATSVVACGVTKYTSIYLVSDVGKINDRSFNESAYNGSNKFLKEQLKVEDSVIAHLTPNSTSEIQKNYATARKNGAQALVLPGFAHQEHIEEASKVMGDSSTGSVIFLDGTSAGNENVIGIQFKSEMSGFYSGVASILYKISTSKDEITNVKLSAFGGLHNATGVTNFISGYMASIDFVNQLKKDSPETLTSLIKILNKDKSEANFGKAERIASQNSAPTSDTDKNWFSGSFAVGGGKPTAETQVEQGADIIFPVAGPQTEDTLNTIKSKKKAGEVFVVGVDTDQVQLYSNYKDYFVTSATKRLEESTQAALANSKAFADKLSDEEKSKFEGKDKEGNVLTGAWDGKDVWFDGDFSSGGNNKITDQNHKELIEKLSAAGVALSAYYHTNIGTKESAKDILDTKAIANMADAAVKAIKKDNI; encoded by the coding sequence ATGAAAAAATTATTATCAATAATAGGTGCGGGTTCACTAATCGCTACTTCAGCAACTAGTGTGGTTGCATGTGGTGTAACTAAATACACATCAATTTATTTGGTATCAGATGTAGGAAAAATTAACGATCGTTCTTTTAACGAATCTGCTTACAACGGATCAAACAAATTTTTAAAAGAACAGTTGAAAGTTGAAGACAGCGTAATCGCACACTTAACACCAAATAGCACTTCGGAAATACAAAAAAATTATGCAACTGCTAGAAAAAATGGAGCTCAAGCATTGGTATTACCAGGTTTTGCGCACCAAGAACACATTGAAGAAGCTTCTAAAGTAATGGGTGATTCATCTACTGGAAGCGTTATTTTCCTTGATGGTACAAGCGCTGGTAATGAAAATGTTATTGGAATACAATTCAAATCAGAAATGTCTGGATTTTATTCAGGGGTAGCTTCGATACTATATAAAATTAGTACAAGCAAAGATGAAATAACTAATGTAAAATTAAGTGCATTTGGAGGATTACATAATGCAACTGGAGTAACTAATTTTATTAGTGGATATATGGCATCAATTGATTTCGTGAATCAGCTAAAAAAAGATTCACCAGAAACGCTAACCAGTTTGATTAAAATTTTAAACAAAGATAAAAGTGAGGCTAATTTTGGGAAAGCAGAAAGAATCGCTTCACAAAATAGTGCTCCAACAAGCGATACCGACAAAAACTGATTTTCAGGATCATTTGCAGTTGGCGGGGGGAAACCTACAGCAGAAACTCAAGTTGAACAAGGTGCTGACATTATTTTCCCAGTTGCTGGACCACAAACCGAAGACACTTTAAATACAATAAAAAGTAAGAAAAAAGCTGGAGAAGTATTTGTGGTTGGAGTTGATACAGATCAAGTGCAACTATACAGTAATTACAAAGATTACTTTGTTACTTCAGCAACAAAACGTCTTGAGGAATCAACACAAGCAGCACTGGCAAATAGTAAAGCATTTGCTGACAAACTATCAGATGAGGAAAAATCAAAGTTTGAAGGTAAAGATAAAGAAGGTAACGTTTTAACTGGGGCTTGAGATGGAAAAGACGTTTGATTTGATGGTGATTTTAGTAGTGGTGGAAACAATAAAATAACAGATCAAAATCACAAAGAATTAATAGAAAAATTAAGCGCAGCTGGTGTTGCATTGAGTGCATACTACCATACTAATATAGGAACTAAAGAATCCGCAAAAGATATTTTAGATACAAAAGCGATTGCTAATATGGCTGATGCAGCAGTAAAAGCTATAAAAAAAGATAATATTTAG
- the trmB gene encoding tRNA (guanosine(46)-N7)-methyltransferase TrmB, whose translation MRLRNKPWTNDFLKENDDWLLTPENDQPFELTKIFANSHPVHLEIGCGKGGFISNLAFQNKQINFVAMEKETTVVGVAVKKTLATYQDLKNLKFLNSYAEQLEKFFQPKSIERIYLNFSDPWPKSRHAKKRLTFTTFLNIYKNILVDNGEIHIKTDNDNLYNFSLEMIELNNWKLISNTNDLYNNHEMLIDNIPTEYETKFHNLGKNINKIIIRKN comes from the coding sequence ATGAGATTAAGAAATAAACCTTGAACAAACGATTTCCTAAAGGAAAATGATGATTGACTTTTGACACCTGAAAATGACCAACCATTTGAATTAACAAAAATATTTGCCAATAGCCATCCAGTTCATCTTGAAATTGGTTGTGGCAAAGGTGGTTTCATATCAAATTTGGCTTTTCAAAATAAACAAATTAACTTTGTGGCCATGGAAAAAGAAACCACAGTAGTTGGAGTGGCTGTTAAAAAAACTTTGGCTACCTATCAGGATTTAAAGAATTTAAAGTTTTTGAATTCTTATGCTGAGCAATTAGAAAAATTCTTTCAACCTAAAAGTATTGAAAGAATTTATTTGAATTTTTCAGATCCCTGACCCAAGTCGCGTCATGCTAAAAAACGTCTAACATTTACTACTTTTCTAAATATCTACAAGAATATTTTGGTTGATAATGGAGAGATACATATTAAGACAGATAATGATAATTTATACAATTTTTCTCTGGAAATGATTGAACTAAACAACTGAAAACTAATTAGTAACACCAATGACCTTTACAACAATCACGAAATGTTAATTGATAATATTCCTACAGAATATGAAACCAAATTTCATAATTTAGGCAAAAATATAAATAAAATAATCATTCGAAAAAATTAG
- the mgtE gene encoding magnesium transporter: protein MEMTEVKQIEKQINDLSKQGDFKALKQLCESYPLVDVAEALKDVENEIVLKIIRLLSIEDASHVFIYLSRKTQEFLVEKLTNLELKDIISDLYIDDVIDTIDELSTDSVKKILKVASKDVRLKVNQILEYDEMTAGAIMSVEYIKLSQEDTVSKAIKKIRELHEINEENEDFFIVDELDNLVGHLQLKDLVFNKENALIKDIMEKRLIYAQTTTDQEDVADIFKKYDIQTLPVLDSENKFVGIITVDDVIDVIEDENTEDIHKMGGMKPLEDSYFETGFWKMMWSRAGWLTLLMLSATFMQLSIIGFMVLFKVNENGVSLTNKTFVLTMIILPLLLVVITTASNAANQSSTMIVRALALREIKKGDYLKVIWKELRVASMVGAFVVFFNFIRMLIIFAVQFNGNINQEQIWTAILLTSLVMFISIVTSKLIGATLPMVAKYIKVDAAIFASPIITTIVDTLTTVLFMGLALAFFNPIIGV, encoded by the coding sequence ATGGAAATGACAGAAGTAAAACAAATTGAAAAGCAGATAAATGATTTATCAAAGCAAGGGGACTTTAAGGCTCTAAAACAACTTTGTGAGTCTTATCCTTTGGTGGATGTGGCCGAGGCGTTAAAAGATGTTGAAAACGAAATAGTTTTAAAAATTATTCGCTTGCTGTCAATTGAAGATGCATCGCATGTTTTTATTTATCTTTCAAGAAAAACTCAAGAATTTCTAGTAGAGAAATTGACTAACCTTGAATTAAAAGATATAATTTCAGATCTCTACATTGATGATGTGATTGACACAATTGATGAACTTTCAACAGACAGCGTTAAGAAGATTTTAAAAGTAGCTTCAAAAGACGTGAGATTGAAGGTAAACCAAATTTTAGAATATGATGAAATGACTGCGGGAGCAATTATGTCGGTTGAATATATAAAATTATCTCAAGAGGACACAGTTTCAAAGGCTATTAAAAAAATCCGTGAGCTTCACGAAATTAATGAAGAAAATGAGGATTTTTTCATTGTCGACGAACTTGATAATTTAGTTGGCCACTTGCAACTAAAGGATTTGGTTTTCAATAAGGAAAACGCATTGATCAAAGACATTATGGAAAAGCGTTTGATTTATGCACAAACTACCACCGACCAAGAAGATGTTGCAGATATTTTCAAAAAATATGACATTCAAACTTTGCCGGTTCTTGATTCAGAAAATAAGTTTGTAGGAATAATTACTGTGGATGATGTGATTGATGTAATTGAAGATGAAAACACGGAAGACATTCACAAAATGGGGGGAATGAAACCACTAGAAGATAGTTATTTTGAAACTGGGTTTTGAAAAATGATGTGATCACGAGCTGGTTGACTAACACTTTTGATGTTATCCGCAACCTTTATGCAGTTATCAATTATTGGCTTTATGGTTCTCTTCAAAGTTAATGAAAACGGAGTTTCTCTAACTAATAAAACCTTTGTATTAACAATGATAATTTTACCGCTTCTGTTAGTCGTTATAACAACAGCAAGTAATGCCGCTAACCAATCCTCAACAATGATTGTCAGGGCTCTTGCTTTAAGAGAAATAAAAAAAGGGGATTATTTAAAAGTTATTTGAAAGGAATTGCGAGTAGCTTCAATGGTTGGGGCCTTTGTGGTATTTTTCAACTTTATTAGAATGTTAATTATTTTTGCAGTTCAATTTAATGGTAATATAAATCAAGAACAAATATGAACAGCTATTTTATTAACTTCTCTGGTAATGTTCATTTCAATTGTAACCTCAAAACTAATTGGGGCCACACTGCCAATGGTTGCCAAATATATCAAAGTGGATGCAGCAATTTTTGCCTCACCAATTATAACAACTATTGTAGACACTCTTACAACAGTATTATTTATGGGCCTAGCTTTAGCTTTCTTCAACCCAATTATTGGAGTTTAG
- a CDS encoding BMP family ABC transporter substrate-binding protein, translating to MKKLLSIFAATALTTTSTLSVVACGTKRDPDVWIVTDTGKVNDKSFNQSAFNSANTFLQTDLKRDVKASVQEPKTPSELENAYLTSRKNGGKAVLLPGYQHATHIEKASETYAEGDTPGTVIFLDGSSKTETKQLENVVGVLFKAEISGFYAGVASILYNFEIGNWNPVITGYGGGEHSPFATSNALAGYFASVVFMNDLIADAPNDNKLLTDLLAIIGKDKTELPSNAKVKFAKNQQLDTTATMKDSDFFTKTFAVGDGTPLSTSLVVDSGADVVFPFAGPQTEDTLKVIKDRKSKALVIGADVDQTNLYGNYKDKFITSALKDLEGAGRAALVHSKAFESEKVTVGEDVVKGTNQQGEEITGKWDGQDVWFGGKIATGQHNKFSKEKAEKLMDLLEKPGEELSKVYQAGTSLKEFSYVFSKDFIQRLATAATGLSK from the coding sequence ATGAAAAAATTATTAAGTATTTTTGCCGCAACGGCGCTTACTACAACATCAACTTTGAGTGTTGTTGCTTGTGGTACCAAAAGGGACCCGGATGTTTGAATTGTAACAGATACTGGTAAGGTTAATGATAAATCATTTAATCAATCAGCATTTAATTCAGCTAATACATTCCTACAAACTGATTTAAAAAGAGATGTGAAAGCTTCGGTTCAGGAACCCAAAACTCCTAGTGAACTTGAAAATGCTTACCTAACATCAAGAAAAAATGGTGGAAAAGCAGTACTGCTACCTGGATACCAACATGCTACTCATATTGAAAAAGCATCAGAAACTTATGCTGAAGGTGATACACCAGGAACTGTTATTTTCCTTGATGGAAGTTCAAAAACAGAAACAAAACAATTAGAAAATGTAGTTGGAGTTTTATTTAAAGCTGAAATATCAGGTTTCTATGCCGGAGTAGCTTCAATATTGTATAATTTTGAAATCGGAAACTGAAATCCAGTTATTACAGGATATGGAGGAGGAGAACACTCGCCATTCGCAACATCAAATGCGCTTGCAGGTTACTTCGCTTCTGTTGTATTCATGAATGATTTAATTGCTGATGCACCTAATGATAACAAACTATTGACAGATTTACTTGCTATAATCGGAAAAGACAAAACAGAGTTACCTTCAAATGCTAAAGTAAAATTTGCTAAAAATCAACAACTTGATACTACCGCGACAATGAAAGATAGTGACTTCTTTACTAAAACTTTCGCAGTCGGTGATGGTACACCGCTTTCTACTTCTTTGGTAGTTGATAGTGGAGCTGATGTAGTCTTTCCATTTGCAGGACCTCAAACTGAGGATACTTTAAAAGTAATAAAAGATAGAAAATCTAAAGCTTTAGTTATTGGTGCAGACGTTGATCAAACTAATTTATATGGAAACTATAAAGATAAATTTATTACAAGTGCATTAAAAGATTTAGAAGGAGCTGGAAGAGCCGCATTGGTTCACAGTAAAGCATTCGAATCAGAAAAAGTCACAGTTGGAGAAGACGTTGTTAAAGGAACTAATCAACAAGGTGAAGAAATTACAGGTAAATGAGACGGACAAGATGTTTGATTTGGTGGTAAAATCGCTACCGGGCAACACAATAAATTTAGTAAAGAAAAAGCGGAAAAATTAATGGATCTTCTTGAAAAACCAGGAGAAGAATTGAGTAAAGTATACCAAGCTGGTACTAGTTTAAAAGAATTCTCATACGTTTTCTCAAAAGACTTTATTCAAAGACTAGCAACGGCTGCTACAGGACTTTCAAAATAA
- a CDS encoding ABC transporter permease: protein MLVTMIAFISGVFAIFLIASISGALSERAGVVNISIEGFMTMGALSFAIAGSYMNAQDDSNWTQIIALLIAMVVSGVFALLHGYASIRLKSNQVVVGTAINILAQGIALYLATSGILGSDGTRIPTNYSVISFDDNKNIFNLYLIIAVLIAATVGAFFTFTKIGKRYAAAGENPNAVDAAGINVIKYRYIAIVISGMLAGLSGAMFVVIKTSGSFRGSTDGWGFLALAIMIVGQWRIKFIAPAALLFSIMFGLGEYLWSVDGVPNSFKDNADLFKVLPFIGSLLVMIIFSKWSQAPKASGIPFDKSKR from the coding sequence ATGTTAGTTACAATGATAGCATTTATTTCCGGTGTTTTCGCTATTTTCCTAATAGCCTCAATTTCTGGAGCACTTTCAGAAAGAGCTGGTGTGGTAAATATCTCCATTGAGGGTTTTATGACAATGGGGGCTCTATCGTTTGCCATTGCAGGAAGCTATATGAATGCACAAGATGATAGTAACTGAACTCAGATTATTGCCTTGTTAATAGCCATGGTAGTTTCTGGAGTATTCGCTTTGCTACATGGTTATGCTTCAATTAGATTGAAATCAAATCAAGTGGTTGTTGGTACTGCAATAAATATTCTAGCACAAGGAATTGCGCTTTACTTGGCAACATCAGGAATTCTAGGTTCAGATGGTACAAGAATTCCAACTAATTACTCAGTAATTAGTTTTGATGACAACAAAAATATTTTCAACCTTTATTTAATTATTGCGGTTTTAATTGCTGCAACAGTTGGAGCATTTTTCACCTTTACAAAAATTGGTAAAAGATACGCCGCTGCTGGTGAAAATCCCAACGCTGTTGATGCGGCTGGAATTAATGTAATTAAATACCGTTACATCGCAATTGTGATTTCAGGAATGTTAGCTGGATTATCGGGTGCAATGTTCGTAGTTATAAAAACTTCCGGTTCATTTAGAGGAAGCACCGATGGGTGAGGATTCTTAGCACTAGCAATTATGATTGTGGGTCAATGAAGAATTAAATTTATTGCCCCAGCAGCGTTATTATTCTCGATTATGTTTGGACTCGGGGAATACCTATGATCTGTTGACGGTGTTCCAAACTCATTCAAGGATAATGCAGATCTATTTAAAGTATTACCATTTATCGGTTCTCTACTTGTTATGATTATTTTCAGTAAGTGGTCCCAAGCGCCAAAAGCGTCAGGAATTCCTTTTGATAAATCAAAAAGATAG